In Nitrospira sp., one DNA window encodes the following:
- a CDS encoding IS5 family transposase (programmed frameshift), with product MLPGPDDTVGVTAKDNRLFVDAVLYRYRAGIPWRDLPERFGDFRVVHTRWSRSGVWKRVFERLAADPDNEYAMIDSTIVHAHQHSAGAKGGTTQEAIGRSKGGLTTKIHATCDALGNPTGFHLTPGQAHDLEGADVLLPGIDANAVIADKAFDADERVIEPLQHAGKTIVIPPKSNRTVPRTYDEDLYKARHLIENFFARLKQFRAIATRYDKRASNFLGAIYLAASMIWLN from the exons ATGCTGCCCGGCCCTGACGACACGGTGGGGGTGACGGCCAAGGATAACCGGTTGTTTGTCGATGCGGTGTTGTATCGGTATCGCGCGGGGATCCCGTGGCGAGATTTGCCAGAACGGTTCGGGGATTTTCGGGTCGTCCATACGCGCTGGAGCCGAAGCGGCGTCTGGAAACGGGTGTTTGAACGGCTGGCCGCCGACCCCGATAATGAATACGCCATGATCGATTCCACCATCGTCCACGCCCACCAGCACAGCGCGGGCGCAAAAGGGGGGACC ACACAAGAAGCGATCGGACGCAGCAAAGGCGGGCTGACCACAAAAATCCACGCCACCTGCGATGCGCTCGGGAACCCCACCGGCTTTCATCTCACGCCGGGACAAGCGCATGATCTTGAGGGCGCCGATGTGTTGCTGCCCGGCATTGACGCGAATGCTGTCATCGCCGATAAAGCCTTCGATGCCGATGAACGGGTGATTGAACCGCTGCAACACGCGGGCAAAACCATCGTCATCCCGCCAAAATCCAACAGGACCGTTCCACGCACATACGATGAAGACCTCTACAAGGCGCGGCACCTGATCGAGAACTTTTTCGCCAGACTGAAACAATTCCGGGCTATTGCGACACGCTACGACAAACGTGCTTCCAACTTCCTCGGCGCGATCTATCTCGCGGCTTCAATGATATGGCTTAATTGA
- a CDS encoding IS5 family transposase (programmed frameshift) produces MHQQTFAEVTFEHYRKPTRRERFLDELNRVVPWAELVAVIEPVYPKADEPGRPPVGIERMLRLQCLQQWFNLSDPAVEDALYDSRAMQQFVGIDLGPRSVPDETTICKFRHLLEAHQIGKQLFARIGTYLATHGTIVDATIISAPSSTKNRTKERDPEMHQVKKGKQWYFGMKAHIGVDGQTKLVHSVAATAANVHDSQVLPELLHGKETRVWGDAAYSGQHDVIQRHAPSAKSFVQTKAHRYRPLSELERARTCTKPKVRAKVEHALLVIKRIFGWAKVRYRELAKNTHWLYISCGLENLYVARRRLLAETEGICVRELAAGD; encoded by the exons ATGCACCAACAGACCTTTGCAGAAGTCACATTCGAGCACTATCGTAAGCCGACCCGCCGTGAGCGGTTCCTCGATGAGCTGAACCGTGTCGTGCCGTGGGCGGAATTGGTGGCGGTCATCGAGCCGGTGTATCCCAAGGCCGACGAGCCGGGCCGTCCGCCGGTGGGCATCGAACGGATGCTGCGGCTGCAGTGTCTGCAACAATGGTTCAACCTGTCGGATCCGGCTGTGGAGGACGCGTTGTACGACTCGCGGGCCATGCAGCAATTCGTCGGGATTGATCTGGGTC CGCGGTCGGTTCCCGATGAGACCACGATCTGCAAGTTCCGTCATCTGTTGGAAGCGCATCAGATCGGCAAGCAGCTCTTTGCACGAATCGGGACGTATCTGGCCACCCACGGGACCATCGTGGATGCCACCATCATCAGCGCCCCTAGTTCGACGAAGAATCGCACGAAGGAGCGGGATCCGGAGATGCATCAGGTGAAGAAGGGGAAGCAGTGGTACTTCGGCATGAAGGCGCATATTGGGGTGGACGGCCAGACGAAGCTGGTTCACTCAGTGGCAGCCACGGCGGCGAATGTGCATGACAGCCAGGTACTACCGGAGTTGCTGCATGGGAAAGAGACGCGAGTGTGGGGTGATGCTGCGTATAGCGGACAACATGACGTGATTCAGCGCCATGCTCCCTCGGCCAAGAGCTTCGTGCAGACCAAAGCCCATCGCTATCGGCCGCTGAGTGAACTCGAGCGGGCTCGGACCTGCACGAAGCCGAAAGTCCGGGCGAAGGTCGAACATGCACTCTTGGTGATCAAACGGATCTTCGGCTGGGCCAAAGTCCGGTACCGGGAGCTCGCGAAGAATACCCATTGGCTGTATATCAGTTGCGGGTTGGAAAATCTGTATGTGGCACGCCGGCGACTCTTGGCGGAGACGGAGGGAATATGTGTCCGGGAGCTGGCAGCGGGCGATTAG
- a CDS encoding glycosyltransferase family 4 protein produces MPRLLLLTQYFPPEIGAAQTRLFELGQELSGLGWEVEVLTALPNYPTGRIFEGYDPGNPVKEALGRLSVVRVPLRPAQSGFVQRLMCYFSFARSAVRWGPTLCAKPDVLFVESPPLFLGHAGIRLSRHWGVPMVFNVSDLWPESAKYMGVVKNRLILAGAETLELSYYQRAALVTGTSNEIVESVRHRCPSTDAEVITNGVDVDRFGPQFADDEAQSLLGATDHVTFTYAGVMGMAQGLGVVLDVAAAVRDLDHVQFVLVGEGAERESLQRRIEVENLLNVRLLRALPKERIPALLAVSQVGFHVLKFSIPGSVPSKIYEAMASGLPILFAGGGEGARRVLDARAGLVVPYEDVRGLEQAVRKLASNPELRQELGRAGRCAAERLYNRKEIAMRLHQLLLNVLSGAQPARRGHVSIPGDRADGG; encoded by the coding sequence ATGCCACGGCTACTTCTGTTAACACAATATTTCCCTCCTGAAATCGGGGCTGCCCAGACACGTCTCTTTGAGCTTGGGCAGGAGCTTTCCGGTTTGGGGTGGGAGGTAGAAGTGCTCACCGCTCTGCCTAATTACCCTACGGGGCGAATCTTTGAAGGCTACGACCCTGGAAATCCCGTGAAAGAAGCATTGGGTCGGCTTTCAGTGGTGAGAGTACCACTACGCCCTGCTCAAAGTGGTTTCGTCCAACGGCTAATGTGTTATTTCTCATTTGCTAGATCTGCGGTTCGTTGGGGACCAACGCTGTGTGCCAAACCGGATGTGTTGTTTGTGGAGTCACCACCGCTGTTCCTCGGGCATGCCGGTATCCGCTTGTCCCGACACTGGGGTGTGCCGATGGTCTTCAATGTTTCCGATCTGTGGCCCGAATCGGCGAAATATATGGGAGTGGTCAAGAATCGACTGATTCTTGCCGGAGCTGAAACTCTCGAATTGTCATACTACCAAAGGGCTGCTTTAGTGACAGGTACGTCGAACGAAATCGTTGAATCAGTGCGGCATCGATGTCCCTCGACAGATGCGGAAGTCATTACCAACGGTGTCGACGTTGATCGGTTCGGTCCCCAATTTGCCGATGACGAGGCTCAATCTCTGCTGGGGGCTACGGATCATGTCACCTTTACGTATGCCGGAGTCATGGGGATGGCACAGGGCCTGGGTGTGGTTCTTGATGTTGCTGCGGCTGTTCGCGATTTGGACCATGTTCAGTTCGTGCTGGTGGGTGAGGGTGCGGAGCGTGAGTCCCTGCAACGCCGAATCGAAGTTGAGAATCTGCTCAATGTGCGACTACTAAGAGCACTACCCAAGGAAAGAATTCCTGCCTTGCTGGCGGTATCCCAGGTGGGATTCCACGTGCTTAAATTTTCAATACCCGGTTCTGTGCCCAGTAAGATTTATGAAGCGATGGCCAGCGGATTGCCTATTCTCTTTGCCGGCGGAGGGGAGGGGGCTCGGCGTGTGCTTGATGCCCGAGCTGGTTTGGTGGTTCCCTATGAAGATGTGCGAGGCCTCGAACAGGCTGTCCGCAAGCTAGCTTCGAACCCTGAATTGCGCCAGGAACTGGGACGAGCCGGGCGCTGTGCTGCAGAGCGACTGTACAATCGAAAAGAGATTGCCATGCGGCTACACCAGCTGCTGCTTAATGTGCTGAGCGGTGCTCAGCCTGCCCGAAGGGGACATGTTTCAATTCCAGGAGACCGAGCGGATGGAGGCTAA
- a CDS encoding class I SAM-dependent methyltransferase, whose protein sequence is MMDQSEVDLESEETRIRSVYAKRQGSFRYSWFNHAHVFRVQELERDILAVLRATDFQHIQEKRILEIGCGQGQWLRQFIKWGAYPENVTGVDVLQDRVTQARQLSPPGMQIHCDNATRLSFNTASFDLVAQFTVFSSILDITIKEMVAREMLRVLKEEGFILWYDFLLNNPSNPDVRGIRKREIVHLFPDCHIDLHRVSLAPPLCRLLAPYTWLGCYVLERIRLFNTHYLAVIKRI, encoded by the coding sequence ATGATGGATCAATCCGAGGTAGATCTTGAATCGGAAGAGACGCGTATTAGATCGGTTTACGCGAAACGGCAGGGATCGTTCCGATATTCATGGTTCAATCACGCGCACGTCTTTAGGGTTCAGGAGCTGGAACGCGATATCTTGGCTGTCTTGAGAGCAACAGATTTCCAACATATCCAAGAAAAAAGAATTCTCGAGATTGGATGTGGACAGGGGCAGTGGCTTCGTCAGTTCATCAAATGGGGAGCGTACCCCGAAAATGTGACAGGGGTCGATGTTCTTCAAGACCGTGTGACCCAAGCAAGGCAGTTAAGCCCTCCGGGAATGCAAATTCACTGCGACAACGCTACGAGGCTCTCGTTCAATACCGCAAGCTTCGACCTCGTTGCACAGTTCACAGTCTTTTCGTCTATCCTCGATATTACCATCAAAGAAATGGTCGCTCGTGAAATGCTTCGTGTGCTGAAAGAAGAAGGCTTTATTCTTTGGTATGACTTCCTCCTCAACAATCCGTCGAATCCCGATGTGCGAGGTATACGAAAGCGTGAGATCGTTCATCTATTCCCAGACTGTCATATTGACCTCCATAGGGTCTCGCTGGCACCGCCGTTGTGCCGCTTACTTGCGCCCTATACATGGCTGGGGTGTTATGTCCTCGAACGAATCCGTTTATTTAATACACACTATCTTGCGGTAATTAAACGAATTTAG
- a CDS encoding methyltransferase domain-containing protein translates to MDSRQEITVHPLQRLDYFMEWGGKAWQHLMTYAFEHFIGRDLRGQHVLEIGTRYGKMACLFALLGAKVIGLDLNRKSLALACEEAARLKVSDMTLFVRDVGDLSTVNANSFDVVFSKSVLVMVPDLVRFLEEVKEKLKPGGKIVFLENAKGSWWVHLLRTFRHGKWDHKKARYFTSNEIRLISEVFDGFVVRSWAFPPVVLMMGHKPKPVNLHAVQSHIGAVCLAHSVPGGHVNRCVN, encoded by the coding sequence ATGGACTCTCGTCAGGAAATAACTGTACATCCGCTGCAGCGCCTCGATTATTTCATGGAATGGGGAGGGAAGGCGTGGCAGCATCTCATGACATATGCATTTGAGCATTTCATAGGAAGGGACTTACGGGGCCAACACGTGCTCGAAATTGGCACACGTTATGGGAAAATGGCATGTTTGTTTGCTCTTCTTGGCGCCAAAGTTATTGGCCTTGATTTAAATAGAAAGTCCTTAGCGCTGGCTTGTGAGGAGGCAGCAAGATTGAAGGTCTCAGATATGACCTTATTTGTTCGAGACGTAGGTGATTTGTCAACTGTGAATGCTAACTCCTTCGATGTGGTGTTCTCGAAAAGCGTCTTGGTCATGGTTCCGGACTTGGTCCGTTTCCTCGAAGAGGTTAAGGAAAAGCTAAAGCCTGGCGGGAAGATTGTGTTTTTGGAGAATGCGAAGGGATCTTGGTGGGTACATCTCCTCCGCACGTTCCGACATGGAAAATGGGACCATAAGAAAGCGCGGTATTTTACTTCAAACGAAATAAGATTGATCTCAGAAGTTTTTGATGGATTTGTCGTGAGAAGTTGGGCGTTTCCCCCAGTTGTTCTCATGATGGGGCACAAACCAAAGCCGGTTAATCTTCATGCGGTACAGTCTCATATCGGGGCAGTATGCCTTGCTCACTCCGTACCGGGAGGTCATGTCAATAGGTGTGTAAATTGA
- a CDS encoding right-handed parallel beta-helix repeat-containing protein: MLRLKRAIGACILASAFLPAVVTHAATYYVATTGNNSNSGTSSKPWRTVAYATSKMVAGDTTYVRGGTYMEGLIQFGRSGTSSTPIKLLNAPGEFPIINFIDRTSTRQLLFKSFSGSQNAIAWITFEGFELRNGYVGLKIINGQNLTIRRNWIHHHLTQGIYGNATKSLIDRNKINHNGDFSRCGSTPSMCNQHHGLYMNGTAITVTNNLFYDNLAIGVQLNGTVSYKSSAHPGSDFALSRNWVITNNTIAYHGYGAGIVIWGDNGDNARIENNILYENCAKCASYHTNGIVFTGTGSTGIVIRNNIAYASGSGGTKFLSSGGSYTQSGNLVNSYHPKFVNAPATLPSSPNFSLASGSPAIDNGLSISAAKISYSGTIRPKLSAYDIGAYEYYGSRTLAAPTSLQAVN, encoded by the coding sequence GAGCGATCGGTGCCTGCATACTGGCCAGTGCCTTCTTACCCGCGGTGGTTACCCACGCGGCGACGTACTATGTCGCCACCACCGGGAACAATAGCAATTCTGGCACAAGCTCCAAGCCGTGGCGGACGGTGGCCTACGCGACATCCAAAATGGTCGCGGGGGATACCACCTATGTCCGGGGCGGGACGTACATGGAAGGGTTGATCCAATTCGGAAGATCCGGCACCTCATCGACTCCCATTAAGCTCCTGAACGCTCCTGGCGAATTCCCTATCATTAATTTTATCGACAGGACATCAACTAGACAGCTTCTTTTTAAAAGCTTTTCTGGTAGTCAGAATGCGATCGCTTGGATCACGTTCGAGGGGTTTGAGCTTCGGAATGGGTACGTTGGCCTCAAAATAATCAACGGCCAGAATTTAACGATTCGGCGGAATTGGATTCATCATCATCTTACGCAGGGGATTTACGGGAATGCCACCAAGTCGCTGATCGACCGGAACAAGATCAACCACAATGGCGATTTCTCCCGCTGTGGTAGCACTCCTTCAATGTGCAACCAACACCACGGCCTTTATATGAATGGAACGGCAATCACAGTCACAAACAATCTCTTTTACGACAACCTTGCCATAGGCGTCCAACTGAACGGAACGGTCAGTTACAAGTCCAGTGCACATCCGGGGTCGGATTTCGCCCTCTCTCGCAATTGGGTCATTACCAACAATACCATTGCCTACCACGGTTATGGCGCTGGCATCGTTATCTGGGGCGACAACGGTGACAATGCGCGGATTGAGAATAATATTCTCTATGAGAACTGTGCCAAATGTGCTTCTTACCATACGAATGGGATTGTCTTCACGGGAACAGGCAGCACTGGGATTGTGATCAGAAACAATATTGCCTACGCGAGTGGATCCGGCGGTACGAAGTTTCTCAGTTCTGGAGGCAGCTACACGCAATCCGGCAATCTCGTGAATAGCTACCATCCGAAATTCGTCAACGCTCCAGCCACACTTCCATCATCGCCAAATTTCTCCCTGGCTTCAGGAAGCCCGGCCATCGACAACGGCTTGTCCATCTCTGCGGCCAAAATATCGTACTCCGGCACGATCCGACCAAAGCTATCTGCCTATGATATCGGCGCCTATGAATACTACGGTAGTAGGACCCTCGCTGCACCCACGTCGCTCCAGGCTGTTAACTGA